The DNA region ACATGAGAATATACTCCAAATAATTTTTTAATCTCAATCTCTAAATCTAACTCCTCTTTAATCTCACGAATTAAACAATCTTCAGGTTTTTCGCCAAACTCTACTTTACCTCCTGCAAACTCCCACATATTAGGTTCTAATTTAGAATCATTTTTCCTTTGAGCAATTAGTATCTTATCATCTTTTTCTATAATTGCTGCTGCAACTAAAATAGATTTTTCATTCATATAAAATCCAAAATATAACTATTTATAAACTTTATACAATAAAATTTTATAAACAAACAAATCATATATTAATAAGATGAAAAAAAAGAAGAACAATTTCTATGCGTATTACTTAGTTGAATCTAGACAAAGTGCAATAGTTGAAACATGGGATGAGTGTCAACAAAATACAAAACGCCAAAATGCAAGATACAAAGGATTTGAAACAAAAGACCAAGCAAATGAGTGGCTAAATCAAGGAGCAGAATATGAAATCAAACCTAAAATAAAAAAAGTTTACAAACCACTTCAAGAAGGAATATACTTTGATGCAGGAACTGGAAGAGGAGATGGAGTTGAAGTTAGACTTACAAACAAAAACAAAGACCCATTACTAAACCAAATATTAAATAAAGACAAAATCAACAAGCACGACAACTACAACTTAGGAAAACTAGTAACAAATAACTATGGAGAATTAGTAGGACTATACCTTGCTCTAAAACTAGCAAATAAACTAAATATAAAACATATATTTGGAGATAGCAAATTAGTTATAGATTACTGGTCTAAAGGCTTTTCAAAAATAGAAGATAAAAAAACAATCGACTTAATTAAAAAAGTAAAAATCCTAAGAAAAGAGTTTGAAACAGAAGGTGGTCATTTAGAACATATTAGTGGAGATATAAATCCTGCAGATTTAGGATTTCATAAATGAAATCTATTTTCACATACTTTCAATCTCTTTTCTTATCTCTTTAAAATTTGAAACAATTTTAAATGGATTTCCTTTCTCTAATCTTTCTTTTTCATGAAATCCGAAATCAACTGCAATTGATTTGACTCCTACATTATTTGCTTCTAAAACATCTCCTAAAGTATCCGTTACAAATATACATGAGTTCGAATCTAAATTATATTTTTTAAATAGCATTTTAAATTTTTCAACCTTAGATTTATGAGCCTCTGCTGCTAAAATTTCTTTAAAAATATTAGTGAAATTATTATTTTCAAAATATAAATTCAAATTTTTAATGGAATTTGAACTAATAATATATAAATCATAATTTTTACTTAATTTCTCAAGTTCATCTCTAATCTCTCTTTCTAACTTTAATTCTTTAAATGCTTCATATTCTAATTCTCTAAATTTATCGTGTGCTTGTTGATCAAATTTCTTATCAATTTTTTCAAATAAATTACCTTCAAAATAAGAGCGATAAATTTCCTTTGAACTTTTAGGATGAAATTGTTTATGTAATCCATAAGCTAAATCAAATGTATTGTGAATAACTCCATCAAAATCAAATATAATTGTTTTCATAAAATAATGTGAATTTAATTGTTTTTAAACTTTTAGTAGAGCTTTCATAAATAATTACAAGAACTCATAATGAGAGTTATATTCAAGATAGCAAAATCAGAGTGGAACGTGGTCGAGGAAAGGAGTGCCACAAAAGTTGAGAAAAAAGTGTTTAAATTAATATAAATTCTTTTTCTTTTGCAATTTTTTCTAATCTTAAAAGTTCATTTACTGTTTCAGGAATATTAGAAATCTTAGGTTCAAACTCATTTAATTTATCAATTTCAATCCATTGATACTCTGAGTATTCTTCATTTAAATCTATATTTCCTTTCTCATAAATTGCCAAATAATGAGGTAATATCATAGAATTTCCATCTTTCTTTCTAAACAATAAATTTAAACTAAATGTAGGATAAAGTAATACTTGAAAATCTAATCCAACTTCTTCATCTTTCTCTCTTTTCAAACCCTCAATAATAGATAAATCAGTATTTTCCATCTTCCCTCCAATAAATGAAAAAACTCCATCATAATCTGCTTCTCCTTTTCTTTTACAAAGAAGCACACTATTCTTATCTTTCGATAACACAATAATCTTTTGACAATATTGAAAATTATATTCTTCCATAATAATTTACAAATTAAATTCATATTTAATA from Candidatus Woesearchaeota archaeon includes:
- a CDS encoding (deoxy)nucleoside triphosphate pyrophosphohydrolase, producing the protein MNEKSILVAAAIIEKDDKILIAQRKNDSKLEPNMWEFAGGKVEFGEKPEDCLIREIKEELDLEIEIKKLFGVYSHVYEKEGTQYHVILITYICKYISGQKKNIECQDSLWVSKEELSNYEYAKADVKIVDDYVRN
- a CDS encoding ribonuclease H family protein: MKKKKNNFYAYYLVESRQSAIVETWDECQQNTKRQNARYKGFETKDQANEWLNQGAEYEIKPKIKKVYKPLQEGIYFDAGTGRGDGVEVRLTNKNKDPLLNQILNKDKINKHDNYNLGKLVTNNYGELVGLYLALKLANKLNIKHIFGDSKLVIDYWSKGFSKIEDKKTIDLIKKVKILRKEFETEGGHLEHISGDINPADLGFHK
- a CDS encoding HAD-IA family hydrolase — its product is MKTIIFDFDGVIHNTFDLAYGLHKQFHPKSSKEIYRSYFEGNLFEKIDKKFDQQAHDKFRELEYEAFKELKLEREIRDELEKLSKNYDLYIISSNSIKNLNLYFENNNFTNIFKEILAAEAHKSKVEKFKMLFKKYNLDSNSCIFVTDTLGDVLEANNVGVKSIAVDFGFHEKERLEKGNPFKIVSNFKEIRKEIESM
- a CDS encoding NUDIX domain-containing protein, which codes for MEEYNFQYCQKIIVLSKDKNSVLLCKRKGEADYDGVFSFIGGKMENTDLSIIEGLKREKDEEVGLDFQVLLYPTFSLNLLFRKKDGNSMILPHYLAIYEKGNIDLNEEYSEYQWIEIDKLNEFEPKISNIPETVNELLRLEKIAKEKEFILI